One Papaver somniferum cultivar HN1 chromosome 10, ASM357369v1, whole genome shotgun sequence genomic window carries:
- the LOC113315439 gene encoding probable polygalacturonase At3g15720 produces the protein MVIIIPIPDTLRASLVLFIGIYIMSGCVDATYFNVMRYGAVGNGKKDDSKIFGKVIAPEMSSWDDNDDKSWLVFDSIDGLTIQGPGQFDGRGSSWWKCRTDHKCSRAPTAFVANHCNHLKIVGVYFVDAPMFHIVINGCDRVAISNIHITAPEDSMNTDGIHIGNSKNVYIDHSIIATVDDCISIGNNSSYVFISKITCGPGHGISIGSLGADKSSAAVEMIRVTSCNFIGTMNGARIKTWQGGSGYARDIKFENIYFDSVDHPIIIDQYYCNGDHNCETHKSAVKVSDVTFKGLRGTSTKQVAIDLACSKTVGCTDITLERIQVKHIKREKDTISNCINAHGISQGPVSPPVPCLS, from the exons ATGGTGATTATAATCCCTATCCCT GATACTTTGAGGGCTAGTTTAGTTTTGTTCATCGGTATCTATATCATGTCCGGCTGTGTTGATGCGACATACTTCAACGTCATGAGATATGGAGCTGTTGGAAACGGCAAGAAAGATGATTCTAAA ATTTTCGGAAAAGTAATCGCGCCAGAAATGTCATCGTGGGACGATAATGATGACAAGAGTTGGTTGGTATTCGATTCAATAGACGGACTTACAATCCAAGGACCAGGCCAATTTGACGGCCGAGGTTCATCATGGTGGAAATGCAGAACGGATCAC AAATGTTCTCGTGCACCCACG GCATTTGTGGCCAATCACTGTAATCACCTGAAGATTGTTGGTGTGTATTTCGTAGACGCTCCAATGTTTCATATAGTCATAAACGGATGCGACAGGGTTGCAATTTCTAACATTCATATAACCGCACCTGAAGACAGCATGAACACTGATGGTATTCACATCGGAAATTCTAAAAACGTGTATATTGATCACTCCATTATCGCAACAG TTGATGACTGCATTTCTATTGGGAATAATAGCTCCTATGTCTTTATTAGTAAAATTACATGCGGACCAGGACATGGAATAAG TATTGGAAGTTTAGGAGCAGATAAATCGAGTGCCGCCGTTGAAATGATACGTGTTACTAGTTGTAATTTTATAGGGACTATGAATGGGGCGAGAATCAAGACATGGCAG GGAGGATCTGGTTATGCAAGAGATATCAAGTTTGAAAACATATATTTTGATTCAGTTGATCACCCCATTATCATTGACCAGTATTACTGCAATGGTGATCATAACTGTGAAACACAT AAATCGGCCGTGAAAGTGAGTGACGTGACATTCAAAGGGTTAAGAGGTACATCAACAAAACAAGTGGCTATCGATCTGGCTTGCAGTAAAACAGTTGGCTGCACAGACATTACTCTCGAAAGAATTCAAGTGAAGCATATCAAAAGGGAAAAAGATACAATTTCTAACTGTATCAATGCCCATGGAATTTCTCAAGGTCCTGTTTCTCCACCTGTTCCATGTCTTTCCTAG